Genomic DNA from Leptospira venezuelensis:
AAGTAGAATAAACAAAACGAGATCATCATGCAGAATAAAATTTATACTATCAGCAAAATAATTCGAATGCAGCATTGTGACCCCGGAGGTGTAGTCTTCACTCCTCAGTATTTCAATTTGTTTGTAGAAGCTATAGAAGACTGGTTCAGAGAAGGGATCGGATTCGGATTTCCACAAATGGTGACCAATGATTCTCAAGGCATTCCTGCAATGAAAATTATCGCTAAATTCTATAACCCATCAAAGTTAGGAGATATATTAAGTTTTCATGTAAGAGTGAAACGTTTGAGGCGCCAAAATATATTAATCAATATAGAAGCTACCTGTAACGGCGAAAAAAGATGCTCTGGAGATTTTTTACACGGATTCGCATCTTTAGCAAGCTTAAGCCTGATTAATTGGCCTCAGGATGTTCGCAGAAAATTAGAGGAATATCTATGAATGCAAAATCGCTATTTAAGATCTTAATTATTTCTACTTCCTTAGCTTTAACTTCGTCGTGTGTTACTTCCTTTTTTTTCGAAGAAGTTGAGGATTTGGATAATTCCAAGATACACTATAAACAAGCCCAAGAAAAACTAGCTGTTGTCGTTGCTGGTTTATCGGCAAGATGTAAAGGGTTTCATGAGTCTTTGTACAACTATGAAACTAGTTATCTCTTCATGGCTGCCTCTGATCCCTGTACTGAACTAGATGAAGATATGATCAAAGGATGTGCGGAGCGTGATTATTATAAAAAGAGAGAAGTTAACCTCTGCATAACTCTTATCGCAGCAGATCCTTGTACCGATGCAGCGGGAGGTAACCCATCTTCAGAACCCGAGGAAATGAAAAATTATAGATTTTCAACATTCGCATATTGTTCCGGCATTTTTGGTTCCATGATGCCGATGCCGCTGTTTTTTTAATAGTTTTCAAATATTCATACATTAGTAAACGATCGTTTACATAAATTGAAATAGTTTATTCGTTCTTGCTTTAACTTAAAAGTGAAATAGAATGCGCCTTAATCATGTCTATCGAACTATTAGAGAAGCAAAATATATTCCCATTTCCTTCCGACTTTCCAGAAGTCCGTTCTAAATACATAGAAGCTAACGGACAAAAATTTTTCTTACTAGAGTCAGGCCCTAAAGACGGAAGACCATTACTTCTATTGCATGGATTTCCTGAATTTTCTTATGCTTGGAAAAATCAAATTGGTTACTTTGCAAAACTTGGATATTTTGTGATCGCTCCAGATCAAAGAGGATATGCAAGAAGTTCCAAACCTAAATCAATTTCAGACTACGGATTGGATATTTTATCCGAAGATATCATTTCAATTTTAGATGTTTATGGAATTTCTAAAACAGATATTATCGCTCATGATTGGGGAGGGGCTGTAGCGTATTGGACTCTTTCTAAGTTCCCTGAACGATTTAGAAAAGCATGTATATTAAATGTTCCTCATCCAACGATCATGAAACGAAAAATCCTTTCTGATAAGTCTCAAAGGAAGAAGAGTATGTACATCCTTTTCTTTCGGATTCCTTGGTTACCTGAGTTCTTACTCTCCAGATTAAATTTCAGAAAATTAGAAAGATCCTTAACCAAAACATCTATGAAAGGAGCATTCTCTCCAGAAGAGATCTCTATATATAAAGAAGTCTGGGCAATTCCCGGATGTATAAAATCAATGCTTCATTGGTATCGGGCAGCAGTCAAGAATCCTCCTAAATTGATACGAACTAGAAAAATTAAAGTACCTACTCGCATTTTCTGGGGAGAAAAAGATAGGTTTTTAGCAAAAGAAATGGCGGAAGAGACCCTAGAATTATTTTCTGATGCTTCAGTTCGTTTTTTTTCGAAGGGCACTCATTGGATCCATCATGAGATCCCTGAAATATTGAACCCAGAATTGGAGTCCTTTTTAATGGAAGAATAGATTCTTTCCAAATCTGGAAAAATATTTCTGTACCAATATTCGTCTTATCCGATTATAAGAATGTCCGTGCTCCGGACTCTTTTTCCAATGCGCAACATTTCTAAAAACATATTACTATTTGTTTCCTTAGTCATTTTTTCTAGCTCCTTACATTTTGCAAAAGAGCCCAATAAAAAGAAAAAAGAAGAACCTAAAAAGGCTTCTGTTCTTCCTAAGCTAAATCAAGTAGCTTTAAATTCTAAATCTGAAAAGAAGAAGGAAGAAAAAAAAACTGAGACTGTTGTTTCCGCTGAGAAGAAAATATCCAAAAGGCTGAAAGGTGAAATCGTAGAAAAACAGGAAGAACTGTTTTCATTCTCTCTTGCCGGCAGAAAATTCGCGCAAGGGGAACTTCTTTTTTTAAAAATAAAACCTTTGCCTAAAATTTTAGATAAGCTCGGAAATTTCACAATCAACTGGGAAGGACAGGAGATACCATTTAATTTAAGAGATGGTTATATTCTCACCTTTCTTCCTGTTTCGCCAGAATTTTCCAAACCATATGGAGTTTTGGAATTAACTGAAAAGCATCTTTTTACTAAAAACGATTCCAAGAAGTACGAGATCCCAATCCAAAAGACTTATTTCGCAACTTCAAAAGTTTCGCATCTTACGATGGATAAACAGTACACAACTGACGAGCTTTCAGATGAAACAAAAGCTTTCATTAAAGAATGTTCAGAAGCAAAAGCAAAAGCATTTCAATCTAAGTCTGATCTTCAAGTGGAAACAGATTTTGAATATCCAGTTCATAATCCTATCTTAAACAGTCCTTTTTATAAGCGTAGGATCTATAATAAAGAGAAGGGTCGCCCACATGGTGGTTCCGATTTCAAGGGCGGTGTAGGAGATCCAATCTACGCAATCAACGACGGCACTGTCATCTTAGCAAGATCTATGTATTACGAAGGAAACTTCACCGTGATAGATCATGGCTTAGAAATATATTCCTTATATATGCACCAATCTGAAATTTTAGTAAAACCAGGCGATAAGGTGAAGAAGGGAGATTTGATTGGAAAGATAGGATCCACCGGTATGTCAACTGGCCCTCATTTACATTTAGGACTTAGAGTCTTAGGAACTATGATCGATCCGCTTTCAGTTGTTCAAACTGATCTAGTGAATGTAAAATCTAAAAGACCTAAACCCTAATCCTCAGGCCAATCAGTTCGAGTTAAAATTTCCTTAATTTCATTTTTACTAAATCTGCTTTTCATTTTGGAATTTGTAGAGTAAATATTCATTAGCTCTTTTTCCAGATTCGGATCCTTATATGTTCCTAAGACTCGAATTGCTGAAATTATAATGTACGTATTATCTTCAGTCTTTAATGTTCTTAAAAAGGCGGATTTCAAATCATTATGATGGTAATTCCTTCCAAATTTTGCTAAAACTTGAAAGGAATGCACGTCTAGAGCCGTGAGTTTAGAAGATAAAACTTGAACTGTATTTTCATAGTCTTGTTCAAATGCCAATTTTAGAACCGCTTCCAAAGAAAATTCATGCAGAGGATCTTTGTCGATCCGATTTAAAGTAATTCGAACATATTTTAGAATTTTCTCAGGATATTTTTTTGCAAAGTATTCTATTACTTTTAGATCTGTTACATTTTCTTTATCCCAATATTCAAATAACAAATCGTCGTAAAATCCGCTTTCATTAGGGGCTATTGCATCAAATGCAAAATTTATAATATATTCACGTAAATCTTTGTTTTTTTTTTAATTTTAACGGAGCATTCAAAATTTCTTTAGAAAAAGAATCCTGATATGGCGCTACAGCCTGGTAAAAGAACTTCCATTGATTTTGGTAATGCTCTTTTGAGTGCAATATATTATCAGAGTATAACTTCAGTTCCGGTTTTAGTTTAGGAGATCTATAAAACTTAATGGCTTTAAAATAATCAAAGAGGCTGTCATCGTCTTTAGGATCTTTAAGTGAGAGTATTAAAGGAAAATCTTGTTCCTTTCCAAATTCTGCCAATTTTATTAAAGCATTCCGATTTTTTGACTTTGCCAAATTTCGGATCAAATCGTAATTTTTTGGATCTGGTTGGATTTTTTCAATAATGG
This window encodes:
- a CDS encoding M23 family metallopeptidase; translation: MSKNILLFVSLVIFSSSLHFAKEPNKKKKEEPKKASVLPKLNQVALNSKSEKKKEEKKTETVVSAEKKISKRLKGEIVEKQEELFSFSLAGRKFAQGELLFLKIKPLPKILDKLGNFTINWEGQEIPFNLRDGYILTFLPVSPEFSKPYGVLELTEKHLFTKNDSKKYEIPIQKTYFATSKVSHLTMDKQYTTDELSDETKAFIKECSEAKAKAFQSKSDLQVETDFEYPVHNPILNSPFYKRRIYNKEKGRPHGGSDFKGGVGDPIYAINDGTVILARSMYYEGNFTVIDHGLEIYSLYMHQSEILVKPGDKVKKGDLIGKIGSTGMSTGPHLHLGLRVLGTMIDPLSVVQTDLVNVKSKRPKP
- a CDS encoding acyl-CoA thioesterase, which gives rise to MQNKIYTISKIIRMQHCDPGGVVFTPQYFNLFVEAIEDWFREGIGFGFPQMVTNDSQGIPAMKIIAKFYNPSKLGDILSFHVRVKRLRRQNILINIEATCNGEKRCSGDFLHGFASLASLSLINWPQDVRRKLEEYL
- a CDS encoding alpha/beta fold hydrolase — encoded protein: MSIELLEKQNIFPFPSDFPEVRSKYIEANGQKFFLLESGPKDGRPLLLLHGFPEFSYAWKNQIGYFAKLGYFVIAPDQRGYARSSKPKSISDYGLDILSEDIISILDVYGISKTDIIAHDWGGAVAYWTLSKFPERFRKACILNVPHPTIMKRKILSDKSQRKKSMYILFFRIPWLPEFLLSRLNFRKLERSLTKTSMKGAFSPEEISIYKEVWAIPGCIKSMLHWYRAAVKNPPKLIRTRKIKVPTRIFWGEKDRFLAKEMAEETLELFSDASVRFFSKGTHWIHHEIPEILNPELESFLMEE